AGGCAATGTGAGCAGTGTGGCAATCGAGCACAGGCGAGTAGCCAGCCTGGATCTGGCCAGGGTGGTTGAGGACGATCACCTGGGCGGTGAAGTCAGCAGCTTCCTTGGCTGGGTCGTTCTTCGAGTCGGAAGCGACGAAGCCACGCTTCAGATCCTTCACCGACACGTTCTTCACGTTGAAGCCAACGTTGTCACCAGGGACAGCCTCAGTAAGAGCTTCGTGGTGCATCTCCACAGACTTTACCTCAGTGGTGGGGCCAGTGGGGGCAAAGTTGACAACCATACCTGGCTTCAGGATACCAGTCTCCACACGGCCCACGGGCACTGTTCCAATACCTCCAATCTTGTACACGTCCTgtacggaggagaggagaaattcaTTAGCAAGATCATTTCAAAGCTATACATAcaatatttctctccttcccaaatGTAAACATACGATAACCATACAACTAAAATTCAACATTTAAATACCATACTTAGAAAATTACATCTGGACCATTAGACCTATATTACATTTGACATTTGAACAATTTCTTAGGATGCTTACCTGAAGGGGAAGACGGAGGGCCTTGTCCAGGGGTCTGGTGGGGGGCTCGATGTTGTCCAGGGCATCGAACAGGGTCTCGAATTCATAGTTGTCGCTCTTGCGCGAGATCTTCTGCTTCTTCCACCAGCCCATGTTGTCGGATTTCTCAAGCATGTTGTCGCCGTTGAAGCCGGAGATGGGGATGATGGGGACCACAGCTGGGTTGTAGCCCACCTTCTTGACGTAGGCGCTCACTTCCTTGTGGATTTCCTTGAAGCGATCCTCGGAGTACTTGGGCTCAGTGCTGTCCATCTTGTTCACAGCCACGATCAGCTGCTTCACACCCAGGGTGAAGCACAGCAACACGTGCTCGCGGGTCTGCCCGTTCTTCGAGATACCAGCTTCGAACTCGCCGGTACCGGCAGCCACGATCAGCACGGCGCAGTCGGCCTGGGACGTTCCGGTGATCATGTTCTTGATGAAATCGCGATGGCCTGGGGCATCGATGATGGTCACGTAGAACCTGTTGGTCTCGAACTTCCACAGGGCGATGTCGATGGTGATGCCGCGCTCGCGCTCGGCCTTCAGCTTGTCCAGCACCCAGGCGTACTTGAAGGAGCCCTTGCCCATCTCAGAGGACTCCTTCTCGAACTTCTCGATGGTTCGCTTGTCGATGCCACCGCATTTGTAGATGAGATGACCGGTAGTGGTGGACTTGCCAGAGTCTACGTGGCCCACCACCACGATGGAAATGTGGATCTTCTCCTTGCCCATGGTTACGAGTTAGACCGGAAGCTCGTTGATCTGAAAAGTTAAGATCATTAATTTCAGTAATACACCCCCTTTTGATCACACTGCACATCTTAAAATGCTACTTTAGCAATTCCTTCAATAATATTTGACTATTTACTtccaattaaaataaaaataaataaccgaCCCTAAAATGTTAAAGTTGACTTCAACAAGTTTATCACAAGTTACTCTAACCCAAGTTATTATAATGTGATGTGTTCTCAGACAGCCAATTCAGGTTTTAGAAGGTTTAAAGAATATTCATAGCAAGAAAAATTCGAGTCAAGAAAACACGGTTCCATATGGTGTTCAGCAGGCTTCCCAGCCGGCACTCCCAGCCAGCCCCAGCCAGCCACGCTTCCCGGGCGTGGCGGCGTCACTTCATAACTCGAGttaacaaaaaactaaaactaacttTTCTATTCAAAAGTTTTTAGAAACTTTTATGTGGGACTTTGGATAATCACCAGAAGACCTTACAATCTGTAGTAGCAATCGCCTATGGCATTTTTTTTCTCCACCatgacaaccctcccccccttgctaACCACCGTCACCCCAGCCGGCAAGTTATCATGCTTGTTTAACGAGTTTTGTCAGCAAGTATTGAGACGTTTCTCATTTTAATACTTCAAATAGTGGAGTAACCCACTATATATTATACTGGTAGACTTTTTAAGGGACTTCCTTAAACAAAAAGACATAGAAGCTAACAAAAGACATGTTACCAGCAAACAGCTGCACGGTCGGCTCGCAACACAAAGTAAACTTCCAAGAGaaattcatatatttgtaaattgtGCGAAGATCACTTAAAAGCCACGTATAACTTACAATCAACGTTCGAATAAACTCACCTGAATGACTAGATAAAGCTTTTGATTCTCAGGCAGCCCAAGTGCGATGTGTACTGCTCAGAGAACCCGGCCAGACTGACGCCTGCACGAGCCACGCGGTCACTTGTCACCATGTGACTCACAGC
This window of the Penaeus vannamei isolate JL-2024 unplaced genomic scaffold, ASM4276789v1 unanchor3942, whole genome shotgun sequence genome carries:
- the LOC113802220 gene encoding elongation factor 1-alpha, which gives rise to MGKEKIHISIVVVGHVDSGKSTTTGHLIYKCGGIDKRTIEKFEKESSEMGKGSFKYAWVLDKLKAERERGITIDIALWKFETNRFYVTIIDAPGHRDFIKNMITGTSQADCAVLIVAAGTGEFEAGISKNGQTREHVLLCFTLGVKQLIVAVNKMDSTEPKYSEDRFKEIHKEVSAYVKKVGYNPAVVPIIPISGFNGDNMLEKSDNMGWWKKQKISRKSDNYEFETLFDALDNIEPPTRPLDKALRLPLQDVYKIGGIGTVPVGRVETGILKPGMVVNFAPTGPTTEVKSVEMHHEALTEAVPGDNVGFNVKNVSVKDLKRGFVASDSKNDPAKEAADFTAQVIVLNHPGQIQAGYSPVLDCHTAHIACKFAELLTKIDRRTGKELEACPKHVKSGDSCIVKMIPSKPMCVETFQQYAPLGRFAVRDMKQTVAVGVIKEVNKKDQSGKTTKAAEKALKKK